From a single Okeanomitos corallinicola TIOX110 genomic region:
- a CDS encoding ASCH domain-containing protein, protein MNNQIIENYWQAYLATLPNNSQADNKYDISQFGDNSCLANQLSDLVVKGIKTATCSALWEWEAEGSTLPKVGLKAIVIDGNEQPICIIEITEVSIKPYIEVDAQFAYDEGEGDGSLEFWRQEHWNYFSRVLPKIGKQPTPEMLLVCERFRVVYK, encoded by the coding sequence ATGAATAATCAAATAATAGAAAATTATTGGCAAGCTTATTTAGCCACACTTCCAAATAATTCACAAGCTGACAATAAATATGATATAAGTCAATTTGGTGACAATTCTTGTTTAGCAAATCAACTCAGTGATTTAGTTGTCAAAGGAATCAAAACTGCAACTTGTTCAGCTTTATGGGAATGGGAAGCAGAAGGAAGCACACTTCCTAAAGTGGGATTAAAAGCAATTGTAATTGATGGTAATGAACAACCAATTTGTATTATTGAAATCACCGAAGTAAGCATTAAACCGTATATTGAGGTTGATGCCCAGTTTGCTTATGATGAAGGTGAAGGCGATGGCTCACTGGAGTTTTGGAGACAAGAACACTGGAACTATTTTTCCCGTGTTTTACCCAAAATAGGTAAACAACCAACACCGGAAATGCTATTGGTATGTGAGCGGTTTCGTGTGGTATACAAGTAG